AgattgaaaattaatttttgaatatgcAGGAAAATCTGTGATTAGTAAGATGAACAAACTGGGAGAAAGGATGGATTGTCTTGCACAAGGCATCCGTGAGCATGGTAAGCATTTACATTTGAAATTAGAAATTGAAAGAGAGTATTTTGCCTTTGGAAATAAACAGTTGAATTTTTGTGATTGAAAATCAAATACTCCTCAGGCAAATTTTTCAATATTTGACGATTGTTATCATCATAATACTGATGGCTaaacttcaacttgcaaataatGAAGTTAGTATTTGAAAGTGAGTCATTAAGTGCTAAGATTCATGCAAAGAAGCActtattacatatatatacaatacaaaGTATTGATTCTAAAGTCGCAACTATAATTATGCAGTGAGCCTAAGCCCAAAGCTAACAGAGACTGTAAAGGGTAAATTGAGCCTTGGAGCAAAAATTCTTCAAGTAGGAGGGTTGGAGAAGATATTCAAGCAGAAGTTTAGTGTTAGAGATGATGAAAAATTATTGAAGGTTTCTCAATGCTATTTATCAACTACAACTGGTCCAATAGCAGGCCTTCTCTACATCTCTACCGATAAGATTGCTTTCTGCAGTGAGAGATCAATAAAGCTCTTATCTCCAACTGGAAAGTTGCTTAGAATCTACTATAAGGTACCACTCTGCTCCGTTTTTCTGCCAGCTCTTAATTTTCTAGCCACGTAAAGCATAATCTAATAGGCCAGTTTACAATTGCAGGTGTCGATCCCAATAAGTAAGATAATGAAagcaaaagaaagtgaaaataGGGAAAAACCATCACAGAAGTATATACAAGTAATTACAGAGGATGATTTTGATTTCTGGTTTATGGGATTCCTTAATCATCAAAAGACTGAGAGATGTCTGCAGC
This sequence is a window from Solanum dulcamara chromosome 10, daSolDulc1.2, whole genome shotgun sequence. Protein-coding genes within it:
- the LOC129870577 gene encoding putative GEM-like protein 8, whose translation is MKNLIGGNVPMSSAVCSFESQSKRLLSLSSCQNHIPSATAKILSKSKQRKSVISKMNKLGERMDCLAQGIREHVSLSPKLTETVKGKLSLGAKILQVGGLEKIFKQKFSVRDDEKLLKVSQCYLSTTTGPIAGLLYISTDKIAFCSERSIKLLSPTGKLLRIYYKVSIPISKIMKAKESENREKPSQKYIQVITEDDFDFWFMGFLNHQKTERCLQQAISSTSSS